A genome region from Geminicoccus roseus DSM 18922 includes the following:
- a CDS encoding sulfate/molybdate ABC transporter ATP-binding protein: protein MTITVKGLTKEFNGFVAVHDVDLTVSQGELVALLGPSGSGKTTLLRIIAGLEFADRGQVLFNGDDATTRAVGERAVGFVFQHYALFRHMTVFENVAFGLRVKPRAQRPDKAEIARRVHELLQLVQLDGLSHRYPTQLSGGQRQRVALARALAIEPKVLLLDEPFGALDAQVRKDLRRWLRRLHHEMGLTSVFVTHDQEEALELADRVVVMNKGRIEQVGAPADIYEHPANPFVYEFLGQVNRIPFEAKDSVAHVLGRPFRLETPAAQGIAYVRPEEIEMSRVAGQDGALARIRHVTALGSVIRVDLDVEGRADPVEASLPPSRWRELGLARGDSVHVRAASARIFPA, encoded by the coding sequence ATGACGATCACGGTCAAGGGACTGACCAAGGAATTCAACGGCTTCGTGGCCGTGCACGACGTCGACCTGACGGTGTCGCAGGGCGAGCTGGTGGCGCTGCTGGGCCCCTCCGGCTCCGGCAAGACCACGCTGCTGCGGATCATCGCCGGCCTGGAGTTCGCCGATCGCGGCCAGGTCCTGTTCAACGGCGACGACGCGACCACCCGGGCGGTGGGCGAGCGCGCGGTAGGCTTCGTGTTCCAGCACTATGCCCTGTTCCGGCACATGACCGTGTTCGAGAACGTGGCGTTCGGCCTGCGCGTGAAGCCGCGCGCCCAGCGGCCGGACAAGGCGGAGATCGCGCGGCGGGTCCACGAGCTGCTCCAGCTGGTCCAGCTGGACGGCCTCTCCCATCGCTACCCGACCCAGCTTTCCGGCGGCCAGCGCCAGCGCGTGGCGCTGGCGCGGGCACTCGCCATCGAGCCGAAGGTGCTGCTGCTGGACGAGCCGTTCGGCGCCCTGGACGCCCAGGTGCGCAAGGACCTGCGCCGCTGGCTGCGCCGGCTGCACCACGAGATGGGGCTGACCTCGGTGTTCGTGACTCACGACCAGGAAGAGGCGCTGGAGCTGGCCGACCGGGTGGTGGTGATGAACAAGGGGCGGATCGAGCAGGTCGGCGCGCCGGCCGACATCTACGAGCATCCCGCCAACCCGTTCGTCTACGAGTTCCTGGGCCAGGTGAACCGCATCCCGTTCGAGGCCAAGGACAGCGTCGCCCATGTCCTGGGCCGCCCCTTCCGCCTGGAGACCCCGGCTGCGCAGGGCATCGCCTATGTCCGGCCGGAGGAGATCGAGATGAGCCGGGTCGCCGGGCAGGACGGCGCGCTTGCCCGGATCCGGCACGTCACCGCGCTGGGCTCGGTGATCCGGGTCGACCTGGACGTGGAGGGGCGGGCCGACCCGGTCGAGGCCTCCTTGCCGCCCTCGCGCTGGAGGGAGCTGGGGCTGGCCAGGGGCGACAGCGTGCATGTTCGTGCAGCCAGCGCCCGGATCTTCCCTGCCTGA
- a CDS encoding proton-translocating transhydrogenase family protein: MELIDHSVFNLIIFVLAIFVGYYVVWSVTPALHTPLMAVTNAISSVIIVGALVASGSGSTVALVFGFIAVVLAAVNIFGGFAVTHRMLAMFKKRG; encoded by the coding sequence ATGGAACTGATCGATCACAGCGTCTTCAACCTGATCATCTTCGTGCTGGCGATCTTCGTCGGCTACTACGTGGTCTGGTCGGTGACCCCGGCGCTGCACACCCCGCTCATGGCGGTCACCAACGCGATCAGCTCGGTGATCATCGTCGGCGCCCTGGTCGCCAGCGGCTCCGGCAGCACGGTGGCCCTGGTGTTCGGCTTCATCGCGGTCGTGCTGGCGGCGGTGAACATCTTCGGCGGCTTCGCGGTGACCCACCGCATGCTCGCCATGTTCAAGAAGCGCGGCTGA
- a CDS encoding DeoR/GlpR family DNA-binding transcription regulator, with translation MTVTAIVLPEERQRAILTLIERDGRVLAAELARDFGTSEDTIRRDLRELAATGRVQRVHGGAVRQITAPRPYLEREQAERPRKQAIARVAAGLIRPGEVVIVDAGSTNLAVMHCLPAALEATIVTNSPAIASALLGRNSIEVILLGGSLSHRAGAVTGTGVTDAIRQIRADLCLLGACSLSADDGLASVFADDAVVKRTMIEVSGRVVTAVLNDKLGASAPFTIAPLAALDQLVIEADAPAALVERIVGDEGPEILRAPGETR, from the coding sequence ATGACCGTCACTGCCATTGTCCTGCCGGAGGAGCGCCAGCGGGCGATCCTCACCCTGATCGAGCGCGACGGCCGCGTGCTTGCCGCCGAGCTCGCCCGTGACTTCGGCACCTCCGAGGACACCATCCGCCGCGACCTGCGCGAACTCGCCGCCACCGGAAGGGTGCAGCGGGTCCATGGCGGTGCCGTCCGCCAGATCACCGCACCCCGCCCCTATCTGGAGCGCGAGCAGGCCGAGCGGCCGCGCAAGCAGGCGATAGCACGGGTAGCCGCCGGGCTGATCCGGCCGGGCGAGGTGGTGATCGTGGATGCCGGCTCCACCAACCTCGCGGTGATGCACTGCCTGCCGGCTGCCCTCGAGGCGACCATCGTCACCAACAGCCCGGCGATCGCCAGCGCCCTGCTCGGCCGGAACTCCATCGAGGTGATCCTGCTGGGCGGCAGCCTCAGCCATCGGGCCGGTGCGGTCACCGGAACCGGCGTGACCGACGCGATCCGGCAGATCCGGGCGGATCTCTGCCTGCTCGGCGCCTGCAGCCTGTCGGCCGATGACGGGCTGGCCTCCGTGTTCGCCGACGACGCCGTGGTCAAGCGCACCATGATCGAGGTGAGCGGGCGGGTGGTCACGGCGGTGCTGAACGACAAGCTCGGCGCCTCCGCCCCCTTCACCATCGCCCCCCTGGCGGCCCTGGACCAGCTGGTGATCGAGGCCGACGCGCCCGCCGCCCTGGTCGAGCGGATCGTCGGCGACGAGGGACCCGAGATCCTGCGCGCACCCGGAGAAACGCGATGA
- a CDS encoding MFS transporter — MTATTADRRGAVDRNRAAVSTVFMVNGTAIGLWAVHIPIIGAVHGIDEFVLGLVLLTVAGGAMATMPLAGWAAGRFGSDRATRFFIAGFVLVMALPVLAPNLPLLFVAALLFGMLNGGLDVAMNAQATDVERARGRATMSSFHGFWSLGGLTGAAIGGVMIGAGWGDGSGLLLAACLAAAIIAFVWNWLLPLPDPAHQAGGPHFALPHGAALVLGLLAMMVMVVEGAAADWSALHLVQNTGATPAVAAAGFAAFSLAMASCRFIGDAVTDRFGRVMVLRAGGFLITAGFLITTLVPMPFVAAAGFGLIGLGAANIVPVLLGQAARLPGTAPGAGVAAVATIGYVGFLAGPPLIGFLAKAIGLAGALGVLTLAGIILMLAAGMVRRR; from the coding sequence ATGACCGCCACCACCGCCGACCGTCGCGGCGCGGTCGACCGCAACCGGGCGGCCGTCTCGACCGTGTTCATGGTCAACGGCACCGCCATCGGGCTGTGGGCCGTGCACATCCCGATCATCGGCGCCGTCCACGGCATCGACGAGTTCGTGCTGGGGCTGGTGCTGCTCACGGTCGCCGGCGGCGCCATGGCGACCATGCCGCTCGCCGGCTGGGCCGCCGGCCGGTTCGGCAGCGACCGGGCGACCCGCTTCTTCATTGCCGGGTTCGTGCTGGTGATGGCGCTGCCAGTGCTGGCGCCGAACCTGCCGCTGCTGTTCGTGGCGGCCCTGCTGTTCGGCATGCTCAATGGCGGCCTCGATGTCGCGATGAACGCCCAGGCGACCGATGTCGAGCGCGCCCGTGGCCGGGCGACCATGTCCTCCTTCCACGGCTTCTGGAGCCTGGGCGGCCTGACCGGCGCTGCCATCGGCGGCGTCATGATCGGGGCCGGCTGGGGCGATGGGTCCGGCCTGCTGCTGGCAGCCTGCCTGGCCGCCGCCATCATCGCCTTTGTCTGGAACTGGCTCTTGCCCCTGCCCGACCCGGCCCACCAGGCCGGCGGCCCGCACTTCGCCCTGCCGCACGGCGCCGCCCTGGTGCTGGGCCTGCTGGCGATGATGGTGATGGTGGTCGAGGGTGCCGCCGCCGACTGGAGCGCTTTGCACCTGGTGCAGAACACCGGCGCCACCCCCGCGGTCGCGGCGGCGGGCTTTGCCGCCTTTTCCCTGGCGATGGCCAGCTGCCGCTTCATCGGCGACGCGGTCACCGACCGGTTCGGCCGGGTCATGGTCCTGCGCGCCGGCGGCTTCCTGATCACCGCCGGGTTCCTGATCACCACCCTGGTGCCGATGCCGTTCGTGGCCGCCGCCGGGTTCGGCCTGATCGGCCTGGGTGCTGCCAACATCGTGCCGGTCCTGCTGGGCCAGGCCGCCCGGCTGCCCGGGACTGCGCCCGGCGCCGGCGTGGCGGCGGTCGCGACCATCGGCTATGTCGGCTTCCTGGCCGGCCCGCCCCTGATCGGCTTCCTGGCCAAGGCGATCGGCCTGGCCGGTGCGCTGGGCGTCCTGACCCTGGCCGGGATCATCCTGATGCTGGCGGCCGGCATGGTCCGCCGGCGCTGA
- a CDS encoding PIN domain-containing protein has translation MIGIDTNVLVYAAQQSDDPRHLRSARIIEVLITTDQLFIPLQALGEMYHVLRRKTRMQPGDLAGLVRRYLDLADTEAYRPSDLARAMAAVADHGLPFWDALIWSVCDRMAVPILLTEDLQEGRTLGSVTFTNPFGDRAGRILAI, from the coding sequence GTGATCGGCATCGACACCAATGTCCTGGTTTATGCCGCCCAGCAATCGGACGATCCCCGCCATCTCCGGTCGGCGCGGATCATCGAGGTGCTGATCACCACCGACCAATTGTTCATCCCGCTCCAGGCCCTGGGCGAAATGTACCACGTCCTGCGCCGCAAGACCCGGATGCAGCCTGGTGATCTGGCAGGTCTGGTCCGGCGATACCTGGACCTGGCAGACACGGAAGCCTACCGGCCGTCGGACTTGGCGAGGGCCATGGCGGCGGTAGCCGATCATGGGCTGCCGTTCTGGGATGCCCTGATCTGGTCGGTCTGCGACCGGATGGCGGTGCCGATCCTCCTGACCGAGGACCTGCAGGAAGGACGGACGCTGGGCTCGGTCACCTTCACCAACCCGTTCGGCGATCGAGCCGGCAGGATCCTGGCGATCTAG
- the arfB gene encoding alternative ribosome rescue aminoacyl-tRNA hydrolase ArfB: MIPVTKSIQLDPRELDESFVRASGPGGQNVNKVSSAVQLRFDVLNSPSLPEDIRQRLIHLAGSRMTQDGILIIQAQDFRDQPRNREDALARLVALIRAAAVRPKTRRATRPTKGSKERRLAAKSQRSGIKSMRGRPKDHD; this comes from the coding sequence ATGATCCCCGTCACCAAATCCATCCAGCTGGATCCCCGCGAACTGGACGAGAGCTTCGTGCGCGCGTCCGGGCCCGGCGGGCAGAACGTCAACAAGGTGTCCTCGGCGGTGCAGCTGCGCTTCGACGTCCTGAACTCGCCCTCCCTGCCCGAGGACATCCGCCAGCGGCTGATCCACCTGGCCGGGTCGCGGATGACCCAGGACGGCATCCTGATCATCCAAGCGCAGGACTTCCGCGACCAGCCGCGCAACCGCGAGGACGCCCTGGCCCGCCTGGTGGCGCTGATCCGCGCCGCCGCGGTCCGCCCGAAAACCCGCCGGGCTACCCGGCCGACCAAGGGCTCCAAGGAACGGCGGCTGGCGGCCAAGTCGCAGCGCTCCGGGATCAAGTCGATGCGCGGCCGGCCGAAGGACCACGACTGA
- a CDS encoding SDR family NAD(P)-dependent oxidoreductase gives MSLSTKSILVTGATAGIGQAIARVLAGRGARLLITGRNAEAGRALEEELAKAGATVRFVRADVTDTDAPRLLVDAAVDAFGGIDVLVNNAGIVARGDAEHCNDEQFERIMATNVTALFRLSRQVLPVMRRGGGGSIVNIASDWGLVGAVGAVAYGASKGAVVQITRSMAIDHARDGIRVNAVCPGDTDTTMLDGAMTGGDRAAELAKMGQALPLGRVGQPDEIAKVVAFLASDDASFITGACLPVDGGNTAQ, from the coding sequence ATGTCCCTTTCAACGAAGTCCATCCTGGTCACCGGCGCCACCGCGGGCATCGGCCAGGCCATCGCCCGGGTGCTAGCCGGACGCGGCGCGCGCCTGCTGATCACCGGCCGCAACGCCGAGGCGGGCAGGGCGCTCGAGGAGGAACTGGCGAAGGCCGGTGCGACGGTCAGGTTCGTTCGTGCCGACGTGACGGACACCGATGCGCCCAGGCTGCTGGTGGACGCGGCGGTGGACGCCTTTGGCGGGATCGACGTGCTGGTCAACAATGCCGGGATCGTCGCCCGCGGCGATGCCGAGCACTGCAACGACGAGCAGTTCGAGCGGATCATGGCGACCAACGTCACCGCCCTGTTCCGGCTGAGCCGTCAGGTCCTGCCGGTGATGCGCCGGGGCGGCGGCGGCTCGATCGTCAACATCGCCTCGGACTGGGGGCTGGTCGGCGCGGTCGGCGCGGTCGCCTATGGCGCCAGCAAGGGGGCGGTGGTGCAGATCACCCGCTCCATGGCGATCGACCATGCCCGGGACGGGATCCGGGTCAACGCGGTCTGCCCGGGCGACACCGACACCACCATGCTCGACGGCGCCATGACCGGCGGGGACCGGGCGGCGGAGCTGGCGAAGATGGGGCAGGCGCTGCCGCTCGGCCGGGTCGGCCAGCCCGACGAGATCGCCAAGGTGGTGGCGTTCCTGGCCTCCGACGACGCCAGCTTCATCACGGGCGCCTGCCTGCCGGTGGATGGCGGCAACACCGCCCAGTGA
- a CDS encoding NAD(P)(+) transhydrogenase (Re/Si-specific) subunit beta has translation MSPNLAAIGYLIAAICFIVSLRGLSSPATSQRGLQAGILGMGLAIVITLLSLAEPSFLAYVLIFLALAIGGGAGFYIARTVAMTAMPQLVAAFHSLVGLAAVFVAAGAFASPEAFHILVPGSVDTIKGLSLVEMGLGAVVGAITFTGSIIAFAKLQAIMGSAPIMLPARHLINIAIGVIIVLLLVWLIAAQSTAAFVLLILFSLLIGVLLIIPIGGADMPVVVSMLNSYSGWAAAGIGFTLNNQALIITGALVGSSGAILSYIMCKAMNRSFISVILGGFGESGGAAAAGGAEQKPVKAGSAEDAAFMMQNAQKVIIVPGYGMAVAQAQHSVRELYDALTKEGVEVKFAIHPVAGRMPGHMNVLLAEANIPYDVVYEMEDINSEFGQADVAYVIGANDITNPSAKTDKASPIYGMPVLDVDRAKAVFFVKRSMAAGYAGIDNTLFFQDNTMMLFGDAKKMTETIVKSMTGAGH, from the coding sequence ATGAGCCCGAACCTCGCCGCCATCGGCTATCTGATCGCCGCGATCTGCTTCATCGTCAGCCTGCGCGGCCTGTCCTCGCCGGCGACCTCCCAGCGCGGCCTGCAGGCCGGCATCCTGGGCATGGGGCTGGCGATCGTCATCACCCTGCTCTCGCTGGCCGAGCCGTCCTTCCTGGCCTATGTCCTGATCTTCCTGGCGCTGGCGATCGGCGGCGGTGCCGGCTTCTACATCGCCCGCACCGTGGCGATGACCGCGATGCCGCAGCTGGTCGCGGCCTTCCACTCGCTGGTGGGCCTGGCCGCGGTGTTCGTCGCCGCCGGCGCGTTCGCCAGCCCGGAAGCCTTCCACATCCTGGTGCCCGGCAGCGTCGACACCATCAAGGGCCTGTCCCTGGTCGAGATGGGCCTGGGCGCGGTGGTGGGTGCGATCACCTTCACCGGCTCGATCATCGCGTTCGCCAAGCTGCAGGCGATCATGGGCTCGGCCCCGATCATGCTGCCGGCCCGGCACCTCATCAACATCGCCATCGGCGTGATCATCGTCCTGCTACTGGTCTGGCTGATCGCCGCGCAGAGCACGGCGGCCTTCGTGCTGCTGATCCTGTTCTCGCTGCTGATCGGCGTGCTGCTGATCATCCCGATCGGCGGCGCGGACATGCCGGTCGTGGTCTCGATGCTGAACAGCTATTCGGGCTGGGCGGCGGCCGGCATCGGCTTCACCCTGAACAACCAGGCGCTGATCATCACCGGCGCCCTGGTCGGCAGCTCCGGCGCCATCCTCAGCTACATCATGTGCAAGGCGATGAACCGCTCGTTCATCTCCGTGATCCTGGGCGGCTTTGGCGAGAGCGGCGGGGCGGCGGCTGCCGGCGGCGCCGAGCAGAAGCCGGTCAAGGCGGGCTCGGCCGAGGATGCCGCGTTCATGATGCAGAACGCCCAGAAGGTCATCATCGTGCCGGGCTACGGCATGGCGGTGGCGCAGGCGCAGCATTCGGTCCGCGAGCTCTACGACGCGCTGACCAAGGAGGGCGTCGAGGTCAAGTTCGCGATCCACCCGGTCGCGGGCCGCATGCCCGGCCACATGAACGTGCTGCTGGCCGAGGCCAACATCCCCTACGACGTCGTCTACGAGATGGAGGACATCAACAGCGAGTTCGGCCAGGCCGACGTCGCCTACGTGATCGGCGCCAACGACATCACCAACCCGTCCGCCAAGACCGACAAGGCCTCGCCGATCTACGGCATGCCGGTTTTGGACGTCGACCGGGCCAAGGCGGTGTTCTTCGTGAAGCGCTCGATGGCGGCGGGCTATGCCGGCATCGACAACACGCTGTTCTTCCAGGACAACACGATGATGCTGTTCGGCGACGCCAAGAAGATGACCGAGACCATCGTCAAGTCGATGACCGGCGCGGGGCACTGA
- a CDS encoding type II toxin-antitoxin system Phd/YefM family antitoxin, giving the protein MRKVSAREANQNFSRLLAEAEAGETIVITKRGSEVAELVPASTRAQRRSLQEQAERRARIDELVAWLKEGVEFTEPAEFKREEIYDR; this is encoded by the coding sequence ATGCGGAAGGTGTCGGCGCGGGAGGCCAACCAGAACTTCTCCCGGCTGCTTGCCGAGGCCGAGGCCGGCGAGACGATCGTGATCACCAAGCGCGGATCCGAGGTGGCGGAACTCGTGCCGGCCTCTACCCGCGCCCAGCGGCGCTCGTTGCAGGAGCAGGCGGAGCGCCGGGCCAGGATCGACGAACTTGTCGCATGGCTGAAGGAAGGCGTGGAGTTCACGGAGCCCGCGGAGTTCAAGCGGGAGGAGATCTACGACCGGTGA